The nucleotide sequence TTGGGCTAAATTGTTCATTAAACAatatctaatataaaataaaatacaaatgtaacagCAGAGTTATTTTGCACTAGATGATTTAACGTTGTATTTCAGGATACGCTCGGTTGTTTTCATCTAGAATTGAAAGGCCTGTGGATGTTAGCGGATAGAGACTCACATTCTGCTCTGAACGTGACCGTCATTGACGCTAATACTGATCTTTTATTGGGCTGCTGAGCTTTACATGTATTGGATCTGAAAGTGAAACAAAGACAAGATTAATGAGTGTGTTATTTGGCAGAAGTGTGTTATTTGGCAATTACGTAATTAAAGGAACCACACTGAAGGAATGTGCAGGACATTTATAAAGGCAGAAATGCGAGACCTCGTCTGTGAAATGCTGTCTGATTCTCTGGCTGCGTTTGTGATATTTTCCCCCCGCAGACGCGTCTGTGAGTCCTCACTGTAATGTGTTGAGTATGTTTTAACGTGTTTGATGTTCTGCGTGCGATTTGCTCTTCAGTAAATGTGGCGAAGAGTTTCCTGACCAGCTCAGTGATCTTCCTTCTCTTCTTTCCTCGCTTTATTGGATGTTTTCAAATGCTGGAATGAATTAAAAGCAACAGTTGGGCTGAACGTTAGCAGATTACGATGATTCCTTCCAgtcaaaaacaatatttaatccAGTTTCGCTCAACTGgtttatatatttagattttgtcTGTTTTAGAGCGAAACACAGCAGCTGGATGTGCTGCAAttctaacacacacacgcacacacacacagacacactacagttgccatggtacaACAGCAACTATACGTATTAATCTGTTGTGggtattctacagttgctatggcaacattaaactatagtaactgatctattgtggtgattctacagttgctattgtaacaccacaactattgtaattgatctgttgtgttgattctacagttgctatggtaacacaactatagtgattgatcaatcgcggtgattctacagttgctatggtaacaacaagtattgtaattgatctgttgtggtgattctacagttgctatggtaacacaacaactatagtgattgatcaatcgcggtgattctacagttgctatggtaacaacaagtattgtaattgatctgttgtggtgattctacagttgctatggtaacacgacaactacagtaattgatttattgtggtgattctacagttgctatggtaacagcccAACTGTATGGTAAATGCTGGTGTGGTAAATGCTGAAGTATTCGTTAACAAAGAGTTGGAAATACTATAATATATGTACAGTGTGTGTATATGATTTCTGAGACCCAGAGCGGCCGAATAACCCTGAACACACAGAGTTATGGTGCTATTAACGTATTGGCCAAACTGTGGGCCACCAGCGTGGTGTTTAGGCCAGTTTTACAGTCTCCGAGAAGCAGACGGCAATTAAGATCCAGCGTTTGGCAGTGCGAGAGAACTTTACACAATGCAGCGATATAAAGATAACGAGGCCATGTAATCACAGGCATGGAGAAATGCAGATGTTTTTACACCAAATCTGTGTTACTCAGAGTCATGTGCGCTTATTTTAGAcactttatttcacattttatgtttttatttaggaGATTAGACCATGAAACCATGAGCATCAATTTATTTAGAAATTGGGATTTATATGATCTGAAAGCTGGATAAAAAAAGCTTTCcattgtttgtttggtttgtattatattataatatttagccaatatatattacaatttataaaTGTAGAATCTGGTGCAAAAAATTGGGATTTATACATGATCTAAAAGCTGATTAAATAAGGTATTCATTGGTATTTGGTTTGTTATTATAATAGAACAACATTTAGCCACGAAATAACAATGCATAAATCTGTAATCTAagataaaaagttaaatattgagaaaaagcctTTTTAAGGTGTCTAAATGTTTGCTTTTCTGGTGGGTTTGATTGAGGAACGTCCGGCTTGTGTGTTTCAGACACTTTAAAGTGACACTCACAgtttttttaatatgatttaaaagcTGATTAAATAATCTTTTCAGTGATATTCAGTTTGTTAGGTTATTATAATAGGTTACACTTGAGTTGATGGTGTGCATAAGGCTTTCAAGAAATCACGACATGCCACACAAGATTTTATGCTTATAACATGTTCTTACATGCCAAtcgctcagttatgtcatttaaaatgcaaagatgtcattgtttgttatgacaactacTAATAAATTCCTCAAGTAAAGTGTAACTTTTAACATTTGGCCAAGATATAGCAATGTGAAATTCTGGAATTCTGGAATTCTGGGTGCAAAAATCACAGTGTTCGTCTTCCATTGTTCATTGCTAAAtggaaagataaaaaaaatagttttgaattctgaaatagaaaattatattttattattattgcataatgcattaactaatacaaccttattgtaaagtgctacccttttaattttgtccataCACtatttattagggctgcacaatatatggaattagcatcgatatcgcaatgtgcacatccgcaatagCCCCATCGCAGAATCTGCAATGTTTAGTCTGAAATATGGCTGACAAGGAGCTGCGATTTTTAGAGCAACTGCTACTTTTAACCATAATAAAGTGAAAGTTTATtgattgcatgtgtttttaaggacTGTGACTGAGCATTTCCAGAAAGCATTGGGCTACAAGAAACGATGTTTGGAGgtgtaacaaagattaattgtatttaattatttatatgggaaagttatttaatcatttatatggGTTTCCTttgtattaagttatattaatctgcataattaagggtgtggccacttgagtgacagctaggtcttgctggccgccgtcacctcagctgattccggctgattagctgctgaactctgcttattcatagtatttttgtgttgttgtatGTGGCAGTCAGtcgccttttggaattatttcctacaattatcagatgatagggcatgctgtgtgcactttattgtgctcacaaaccctTCACACAGCCTCCTTTGTAGCTTCTTTtgcactcttcagaaacctatgggtgacatcacggatACTAAGTCCATGTCTTACAGCCTAtggttagactccccagaaatgTGTCGAATAGAGCTATTCAGTCTAGCTTGTGAAGCAATATTAATCACAGCAAGATAAAGTATTGCAATATCAGGTttattccagtatcgtgcagctctactataTATGGTCACATTGCActcttgctgaataaaagtattcattttgTTAAGCAAGTGTCTTTAACAAGTGTGCTTGTGTATTGGCGAATGCTTCATAAAGCCAGATGAGAACTGAACTTTCCTTGAGGTTTGTCAGTCGTTCTGCCGTTCTCAGGTTGTTTTTTCTTCAGCGAGCGCTCTGGGAGTCGTAATATAGGGACGTCTGACCCGGCGTGATTTAATGTCGCCCCGGCTGCTAGCAAAACAATGTCGCTACTAAACGCCAAGCAGTCTGGCCTGGGCTCTGGCTGTGACTTCTGTTTGATTTGGATTCGGGTTCGGAGGTGCTAAAACCTTTCTCACATCTGAGCTGTTGAAGTCCGGCTAAACGACACTGATCCGCTAGTAAATTAGCGCTGTAATGGTGTTTTCCAGGCCGGAGGTGGGAAGGGTTTGCTGGTAGAACATGATCCGGGTGTGTGGAGCGGGTCACAGCCtcaagagagacacacacacacacacacttttgctgTAATAAATGAACGTTCACTGCCATAAACACGGTGATCCGCCTCTGACAACACACAATCTCGGAGTCTGTTCTGATTTACAGCGAGTCACAGAAACTCCAGCACTAAACTACACAGTCTTACAGCACCACACGAGGAGCCGTGTGAGAACTGCTCTCTGCCTcagaatcatcatcatcatcataagaattcattcattcattttcttttcagcttagtccctttattaatcaggggtcgccacagtggaatgaaccgccaacttatccagcatatgttttatgcagcggatgcccttccagctgcaacccatcattgggaaacatccacacacactcatttacacacatgcactacggccaatttagcctacccaattctcctatagcgcatgtgtttggactgtgggggaaaccgaagcacctggaggaaacccacaccaacatggggagaacatgcaaactccacacagaaacaccaactgacctagccgagactcaaaccagagaccttcttgctatgaggtgattgtgcttcccactccacaaccgtgacagcccttaatcataatgataatactaataataataataattataaagttgttttttatttaacagtttaaatctcacaattctgacattATTTTTGCAATTCTCATTTTAAGTCTTgcagttttgtctttttttctgagAATTTAGACTTGTCCTCAGcattataatatttacattttacttaTACAGTCTCACAGCATCACACCAGGAGCCGTGTGGACACGGACTATTCATTTTTTGACCGTTTGCATCTCTACATATTGAATTCTGGCCCTCTATTATATTTTATGTCTCACAATTGAGAATTTTTTCTTCAAATTTCTTTGGGAGATCTGAGTTTAAGTGCCgcagttattatttttctttttgaattCTTTATTTGCATCTTACAATTGTCTTTATTTTTGTTCTCAGAAATTTTCCTCTGATTTCTGTTTAAATCCCACTATATCCATATTTCTTGGCTTTTTTTGGAATTCTGGCTTTAAATCTCACTATTCAGTCTTTTTTCTTGGAATTCAGTTTAAATCTtgcagttaatttttttttcttgtaattctTGAGTTTACGTCTCACAGTTGTGTATTTTTCACTCTCAGAATTCAGATTTTATGTCTTGTAATTCTTAATTTTGCTCAGAATTCACCGCAGTAAACACTGGTTCTGCTTATCCTGCTCTCTGCTTCACAATTATGATAAGAAATCTCACAATTCAGAATTTTTTCCTTCAAATTTCATTGGGAGTTCACAGTTTAAACCTcgcaattcatatttttttttcattgtaatttTGAGCCTCTTACAATTTTGTCTTTTTCTTGGCGTTCTAAATCTTCCAAGTTAAAATCTCAcagttttttctttattctttcttctttttgccATTCATATTTTTTTCCTGGAGTTATTAATTTACCCctcacagttctgactttttAAAATCAGAATTCTGACATTGTTCTTGGAATTCTGAGTTCAAATATTGCagttcatatttttgtttatgtCCTGCTGTTCTGATTTTTTCCCctcaattctgagtttacatctcaTCAGAATTCTGAGTTTTCTTGTAAATTCTGGGTTTGCATCAGTAAATTCTGACGTTTTTCTTGGAATTCCGAGTTTagatattacaattaaaatttttttgtttacatcttgCAGTTCTGACTTTTCCCCCCAATTCAGAATTTTCctcaattctgagtttacattttGCCATTCCTGCATTTTTATCTTATATTCTGCGCTTCTGACATTTGTCCCTTGGAATTCTGAGTTTGGGTTGTACGATTATGACTTTGATTATGACTTTTCTTTAAGTTTAAATCTCACAATTCGGATGTTTCCTTGAGTTTAGGTCTCATATTTATTAAGCTTTCCTCAAAATCTTGCTATTAAGACTTTTTTCTTGGAATTCTAGATTTCTTGTGATTCTTGCATTTTTCCTTGGCATTTTTTGCTCATGTTCTGCACTTCTGACATTTTTCCCTTGAAATTTTTCATTTCTGTTTTACAatttcatttgtaagtcgctttggataaaagcgtctgctaaatgactaaatgtaaatgtaaaatgtaaatgcaatTTGACTTTTTTCCCGTTTGAATTCTGAGTTTATGTATCACAATTCAGATATTGCAGATTATTTAACAATGTTTTCTCAATTCTCAGTTTACATCTTTGCTTCTCAGAATTCAGAGTTACTGAAGACTTtctaatatttttcattttctaaattctgagtttattcattcattttccctttgCTTAGACTATTTCTGAGGTCTAAATTCTGAGTTGTctcacaattttacatttttccttgtttatgtttgtatttatgtatttatttatttttgttcagaaTTGTCTGTTTACGTCACAAAACTCCATCTCTTTTCCTCTTTATTTTGAATgcacatctcacaattctgacttgtTTCCTTGTAAAACCAAGTCCATGTTtataaaatgttgattttttgTACTCTTGATAAATTAGGTTATATTGAGAGGGATAAAttaacaatctctctctctctctctctctctctctctctctctctctctcaaacccCCCCGTGGTGAAAACAGACTTCCACAGATTCTGAGACACACATGTGCATGTAAAAGTCTGTTTTTCTTCGCACCATGAAGAGGTTAATGTTTTACTGTGTTCTGTTTGTCTCCACGCTCCATCTAATAAAAACAGAAGAAAGTTTCTGGATTCAGCAGCTCTGACACGCGGTTGTAAAGTCTGCGTCCAgctggctgctgctgctgctgcatacGCCGGCTTTTATGAGCCCGGACTGCATCGTTTCGGCAAGTGTTCGTCCACTCCAGAACATTAGACGGAGAGGAGCTGAACGCAGATAaatcacacgcgcacacacacatgcacacacgcacacacacgggCTGAAGATGTACAGTGTGTACagattcatatcagatacacatcAGTCTTTATATTGAGTTATATTgaggtataattcaccccaaaattaactCACTTTCAAGTGGTGTCAAATGTCTATGAGTTTCTTTTTCATCATGTGTTTAGAAGAGAGTCATTAGTGATATTTCCATACACCTATTTTAATGCACATTGTGGAATATCATATAAAACATGCTTAATGGAAACATGAAAATGGACATGAGGATATACTCATATTTAGTgaccaatagaaaaaaaaaaaaaaattaaataagcaaaagCCCTTGTCCGATTTTGACCTAGTTTTCGGATTTTGCCGCATTCTCACCCCTCCacgaacttgttcactttattttttagactcagtttttcatcttacctgatttctggaaccgctcttacCCAGACTTGAACCCGGTCGTCGCTGCGGGTGGCTCCTCCTCTCTGCTGACGAACActacgagctaagcggacaaactgcttgcggcgggaaagccctccacaaggaggtggGCCGtcacagccggcgagcgcgaagaagaGGAGCGACGTCACactgccctgtagcgttcgcGCGAAAAAAacaaatgcggccatacgtactccggccatgtaaatcgcggtctccagaaacgtccgtggggcggggctacgtttttagaatgagcttgggttgggagAATCCAAACAGTGCAGCAACCTACACTTCTCTCAGGGATATCTGTACAGGTTTGGACGGAAACTGCTTTAATCACTAAGATTCACAGAAATTAAGTGTGCGTATTTGAGTGGAAGCGTAGCTCTTGACTTCCATCGGAACAaaaaatactaaggaagtcaatggctgtttttccccAGTATTCGTCAGTatttcttcctttgtgtttaacagaacaattAAAAAGTGAAAGGTGAAAActgtgaactgtgcctttaaatcaaatgaatgggtttcatagtgCAGTGCTTTCCTGTCCACTGTGAAAGCCACTTGTGACCACACAATGACATTTACAGCTGTTCttctctgataatatttgttgGCTGAAGATTTGTTGCATCCCCAGAAATCACTATTTAATTTGGAACATTTATTTcatgataataattaaaggaataattcaTGACAGGccttttaaatattaggaaataatgCAGACTCAAGGTGACATTAAACAGTCTGTTACACCTCGAGTGTGCATTATTCTCTAATACTCCACCGTCCCACAGGTGATTATTGCATTCCTCCTCTGGTCTCCTGCACCGCTATTGAGTCTATTTATCAGGTTTTTGTCCTCCTTAAGCGTCCTCTATGTGCATCTCTAGTGTCCTCCACGTCTCCTCATCTCCTGTTGTGTTCTGATTGGGACTGTTGTAGTTGTGAAATAATTCTAATCATTCAGCAGTGATATTGAGTcgctctaaacctgccggaactacttttaTCTGTTAATATCCAAACACCTGAGAgtgaccatcagccaatcagcatcactcatctgtgaTGTAAGAGTGTGTTATTGTGCGGTGTGGTGCCGCTGTGGCTCCTGCAGTGTAAATAAGCAGAGTGTCTGATGTTCTTCACGGTGGTCTGAGGGTCGTCCTGCTCTTATCTGCAGTCAGCATCAGTTTCAGTCACAGTGCTTTATGAGTTACGAAGCATCATAAACTCCCCTTTTCTGTCTTCTCATTGGAGGAGGACGCATTTATCTCAGGTTTGGAGAGACTCTCCGTCACGGAGAATATAAGAGCTGTAAATATGCTGGACGTTTACGAGTCTGATGTAAACACTGCGTCACGTGTTACCGTAGATATTATCAAACTACAGAGTCATGAAGGGTCTTCTAGAACAAACTCAGAGTAAAAATGCAGAACAGTTCACTATCCACATGAAATGGTCCTGAAATTAAAAAGATAATTATTGGGTGGCGGATGATTTTGTCCTTTAGGAACCGATTGGAATATTGAAAGATACGGATTGCTAACAAAATGAGCgaagattgatgaatggataaaGGCAGAGCAAAAATaagatagccctgccctaaatgacagatagccccCCCCTAAAGGGCTGATAACCCCTTCTTAAAGAGCTGATAGACCTTGCCTAAATGAGTGATAGCCCCTCCGAAAAGAACTGATAGCTTCTTCTTAAagtactaatagccccgccctaaaggattgatagccgcgccctaaaggactgattgccccaccctaaaggactgatagcctctctccaaatgactgatagccacgccTCCGAGGACTgttagctcctccctaaatgactaatagcccttCCCTAAAGGACtggtagccccaccctaaaggtctgatagagcctccctaaataactgatagccccaccctaaattactgatagccctgccctaaaagaccAATAGCCCCACTCTAAAGGACCGATAGCCTGCGTAAAAGACTGATAGTTCCGCTCTTAAGGaccgatagccccaccctaaaggacagaAAGCCTGTCCTAAATGACTTAAAGCCACGCCCTAAATGACCGATTGCCACGCTCTAAATGGTtgatagccaaaaatacattgtattgttcttttataaatcatttgaatattgAGTATAAATCATATCCTGTCAATATCTAAAaactagattatttatttattagtgatgTGCATTGCTAAGCCCTTCATTTAGACATCTTTAAAGGcagttttctcaatatttagattttttttgcaccCTCAGAATccagatttttaaataattgttgctctttttagtttagttttcagatgatgtataaatctaaaaaaaaaaaaaagacttttatgaCTTATTTTGTGACACTACAATAGTTTATTAAAGCCATGTATCGGTAATTAAGACATCTGAAGCTTTTAGATTGATTTATTACTTACTTTTATAAGATTGTTCGTTTATATCTGCTTTGTTTTTGATGTAAAGGGTGCTAATGTAACATGTTTCTTGTTTCAGAACGTTCAGAAAACGTTTAAAGTAATGTTTGCGAAAGGACTAAAATGAATATTTCTGTAGCACAGgccaagaagaaaaaacatttaagCCGGGCCCTTCAGAGAgcattcagaaataacatttTCTTTTCTCAATGAGAACGTTAGCAAAACATCCTTAGATCATATTATGTTGGCTGGAGATCTTGCTCGCAGACCTCGGTGTGAACTCAAACATCTGATGATCTGAGCTCTCACATACATTACAGATCTCTGCTTTAGAGAAACATCAGAGAGGAAAATAACCCAGACCTCCATCAATAAATAACCCAGACCTCCATCAATAAATAACCCAGACCTCCATCAAGTGTACTAAGCAGGCGAAGAGGAAGATAACATGAATTCATGAGgcgaaaacaaaacatttctgtaGTTTGGATGAGCAATAATTAGTGGTGTGAGGGAACGAAGTCACAAAGACACATATTACTTTGAGTAAGTTTCTCTGAAAACTACAAAATGTTTCTCGCTACTCGagaataaataatagaaaaaacaGATCAGTGGTGGAGAATAAGGTATTCACAATAACACTAATATAATGGTAAACCGAAGGGTTAGAATAACCACAAAAATAGGAATGACAGTAGTaggtgttgttgttgtagtaatagtagtagtagttgtagtagtaggtGTTGTAGTATTAATAGCTGTAGAAGTAATAATAcatgtagtagttgttgttgtagtagtaggtgttgtaataataatagtagtagtagtaatagttgctGTTGTTACTGTTGTTGCTGTTTGTGGTGGTGTAGTAGTaggtgttgtagtagtagtagtagtagtagtagtatttgttgttgttggtgtcggttatagtagtagtagtagtagtacataataatagtcgtagtagtagtagtaatggtagtagtagtattagtagttgttgttgtagttgtttgtgttgtagttgtagtagtagttgttgttgtaattgttgttgtttgtgttgttgtttgtgtagtagtagtagtagtagtagttgttgtttgtgttgtagttgtttgtgtagtagtagtagtagaagtagtagtagtagtagtagttgttgtttgtgttgtagttgtttgtgtagtagtagtagtagtagtagtagtagttgttgtaattgttgtttgtgtagtagtagtagtagtagtagttgttgttgttgttgtttgtgttgtagttgtagtagtagtagtagtagttgttgtaattgttgtttgtgtagtagtagtagtagtagtagtagttgttgttgttgttgttgtttgtgtagtagttgttgtagcagTAATaggtgttgttgtttgtgttgttatagtagtagttgtagtagtagtagtagtagtagtagttgttgttgttgttgtttgtgtagtagttgttgtagtagtaataggtgttgttgtttgtgttgttatagtagtagttgtagtagtagtagtagtagtagtagtagtagtagttgttgttgttgttgtttgtgtagtagtagtagtagtagtagtagtagtagtagttgttgttgttgtttgtgttgtagtagtagtagtagtagtagttgttgttgttgtttgtgttgtagtagtagtagtagtagtagttgttgttgttgttgttgtttgtgtagtagtagtagttgttgtaattgttgtttgtgtagtagtagtagtagtagttgttgttgttgttgttgtttttgttgtagtagtagtagtagtagtagtagttgttgtaattgttgtttgtgtagtagtagtagtagtagtagttgttgttgttgtttgtgtagtagtagtagtagttgttgttgttgtttgtgttgtagttgttgtagtagtaataggtgttgttgtttgtgttgttatagtagtagttgtagtagtagtagtagtagtagtagtagttgttgttgttgttgtttgtgtagtagtagtaatagtagtagtagtagtagtagtagttgttattgtttgtgtagtagtagtagtagtagttttttgtttgtgttgtagtaatagtagtagtagtgggtgtttgtgttgtagttatagttatagtaatagtagtagtagtagtagttgttgtttgtgttgtagttatagtagtagtagtagtggtagtagtagtagtaggtgttgttgttgtagtagtaggcgttgtaatagtaatagtagtgatagtagtagtagtagttgttgtggttggtgttgtagtaatagtagtagaagTGGGTGTTGATGTTGtagttatagtagtagtagtagtaatagtagtagtagtcattggtGTTGTTGTAGTAggtgtagtagtagttgttgttgttgtaggtgTTATAGTAATGATAGTAGCAGGTGTTACAGCAGATGCTTTGTTGTGCACTACGTGTTTTTGTCAAGTAATGattcttttacttgagtatgatgtTCCAgtcctctttccaccactgcaagTAATCCATTTCTGAAATCAGTGGAGCGATACCAAAGACAACATCTGCAGAACCCGGAGCGCAAACTATCGTCTTAATTAAAGGAAATTCTGTTGCGGTGCAGATAATCCATCAGACGTGTCAGCGAGAGAAGACCACAGAATTCATCCAACTCCAATACCTGCACAGCACATACAGTAACAGCAGTGATGGATCCAGCGTTTCACAACACATGACGTGATGTTTGGATGAAGAAAACCTTCTGAACCCGCGTACAGATCTGCAGCTCAGGACACACACGTCTGCAGTTGCATCTGCTGTTAGACCAAAACTAAAAGCTGACGTCAGGCACAGAAACATATCTTAATTAAGAGGAAAAACAAGCTTATCTGAGCCCAGTGGCAAATATCTGTGCTCTTTTTAAGCATAATCACATTTAATTATTACTAGGAttactaggttaactaggttcaGAATATTTAAGTGGTTGGTTGGTTAGGTAATCCAAAAATCATATTCCTTAACATGGAAATTAGATGGTCtgttggttagttagttggttggttagttagctAATCCCAAAACCATATTTTTCAACATGGTAATTAGAAGGTCTGTTAGTGAGTTAGTTaactagttagttagttagttagttagttaatccCAAAACCATATTTGGTTAGccagttggttagttagttaactCCAAAAACATATTTTCAACATGGAAATTAGATAGAttgttagttagttggttaatCCCAAATCCACATTTCTTAACATGGAAATTAGAGTctcagttagttagttaatttcaAAACCATATCTCTGAACATGGAAATTAGATTGTTAgattgttagttagttagttagttagttagttagcctCAAAACCACTTTTAACAACATGGAAATAAGACAGTCTGTTAGTTTggtggttagttagttagttagttagttagttagttagttagttagttagttagttagttagttagttagttgtttaGTTAGTTAATCCCAAAACCATatttttcaacaaagaaattagACAGTTAGTTaagtagttagttagttagttagttagttagttagtttgttaatCTCAAAACCATATATTTCATAGCATGGAAATTAGATGgtctgttagttagttagttagttagttagttagttagctggttggttagttagttaattagttagttagttaattagttagtccCAAAATCATATTTTCAACAGAAATTTGAtggtttgttagttagttagtgagttggttggttgattagttagttagttggtcctaaaaccatgatttcaaaataaaattagatggttagttagttagctagttcCAAAACAATGTGTTTACATGGGTTTATAGAGTTTGTTATTTGGTTGTAAAACCACATTTCTCAATATGTTTATATGGGAATTCAACAATATGTTAGttaattagtcagtcagtcactcCAAACACATTACTCCTCAACATGTT is from Danio rerio strain Tuebingen ecotype United States chromosome 14, GRCz12tu, whole genome shotgun sequence and encodes:
- the LOC141377646 gene encoding uncharacterized protein, coding for MTTTTITTTTTITTTSTPTSTTITTTPTTTTTTTTITTITITTPTTTTTTPTTTTTTTTTTITTTQTTTTTTTTITITITTTQTPTTTTITTTQTKNYYYYYYTNNNNYYYYYYYYYYYYTNNNNNNYYYYYYYYYNYYYNNTNNNTYYYYNNYNTNNNNNYYYYYTNNNNNYYYYYYYTNNNYNNYYYYYYYYNKNNNNNNNYYYYYYTNNNYNNYYYYTNNNNNNNYYYYYYYNTNNNNNYYYYYYYNTNNNNNYYYYYYYYYYYTNNNNNNYYYYYYYYYYYNYYYNNTNNNTYYYYNNYYTNNNNNNYYYYYYYYNYYYNNTNNNTYYCYNNYYTNNNNNNNYYYYYYYYTNNNYNNYYYYYYNYNTNNNNNNYYYYYYYTNNNYNNYYYYYYYYYTNNYNTNNNYYYYYYFYYYYYTNNYNTNNNYYYYYYYTNNNTNNNNYNNNYYYNYNTNNYNNNY